GGGGTTACCGTCTCGGGGCGGCGGGATCCCCCCCTCCGCCTCGCTGCGCTCGGCACCTCCCCCCACTGCGTGGGGTGGAGGATGGGCGTCGGCGCTTGGGGCGCTCTGTCCTCCACCCCACGAAGTGGGGGCGGAGGTGGCGTCGCGAAGCGACGACGGAGGGGGGGCACGACGGTGGAGGATGCGGAGGCGACGGTGAAGCGGGGGCGGCGGAAGGACGGCGGCGCGGAATAAGGCGGAGACGGCGGAGATGGTGGAGGCGACAGGGACGTCGGCGACGCTGGCGGCAGGCCTCGTTGTGCACCGGATCGCGGGCATGGACGGCGCGGCATGGATCCCGGATACGGCGTCCTGCGCTGCGCTCGGACGTCGTTCCGGGATGACGAAGGAGGGGGGAGCGCCGACGGCCGGCGGCGGGCACGGCCGGCCGATTGGACGGCGATGACCGGCGGCGCGTGTCTCGTCGTGGACCGGATCGCGGGGACGGATGGCGAGGCATGGATCCCGGACACGGCGTCCTTCGCTGCGCTCGGACGTCGTTCGGGGATGACGAAGGAGGAGGGTGCCAAGCCGGGCGAGGCTGCCCTGTAAGGACCCTATCGGCCGCCACGGCCCGACGGCGGGTCGTCCGCTATGGATAGCGGGCGAAGACGTCCGTGGTGCCGTCGCGCCGGATGAGCAGGACGTCGTAGGGGTCGGCGTCCGGGCCGGGCTCGCCCATGCCGGGAGAGCCGTAGGGCATGTCGGGCACCGACAGGCCGATCGCGTCCGGGCGCTCCGAAAGCAGGCGGCGGACTTCGCGGGCCGGCACGTGGCCCTCGATCACGTAGCCCTCGACGAAGGCGGTGTGGCAGGAGGTCTGGCCGGGCCTCAGGCCCGCCTCGGCCTTGCGGCTCATCAGCGCCGCCATCGGCAGGTCGCGGGCCGAAACGTCGAAGCCGTTCCCGGCCATGTACTCGACCCAGGCATGACAGCAGCCGCAGCTCGCCGTCTTCAGCACCTCGATGGGGCCGGCGGCCTGCGCGGCGCCGGCGGCGAGCATCCCCAGCGCGAAGGCCGCGCCGCGCAGGGAGAAGGATCGGTTTTTCGTCATGGTCCGGCTCCTATCGGAAGAAGACGTATTTCACGAGGGCGGCGATCACGAGCACAACGATCAGCAGCATCGCGAGCCCGCCGATCCCCATGCCCCACAGGCCGCCGCCCGACATCATGTCGTTCATCATCGTGGTTCCTCCTTATGGTGGCAGTCGCCCACCGGGGCGAGCACGGCTTCGCCCGACAGCCCGTCGATGATCGGGCAGTCGGGGCGGTCGTCGCCGTGGCAGTTGGCGACGAGGTGGCGCAGCATGTCGCGCAGGCCGGCGAGTTCGGCGAGCTTGCGGTCGATCTCGGCGAGCTTGGCCTGCGCGATGGCCTTCACGTCGGCGCTCTCGCGCTGCTTGTCGTCGTAGAGCGACAGCAGCTGGCGGCATTCCTCGACCGAGAAGCCGAGGCTGCGCGAGCGCTGCAGGAAGCGCAGCTTGTGGATGTCGGCGGCGGAATAGTCGCGGTAGCCGTTGCCGGTGCGGTCGGGCTTGAGCAGCCCGATCTCCTCGTAGTAGCGGATCGTCTTGGCCGGCAGGCCGGAGCGATCCGCGGCGGTTCCGATGTTCATGGCGTCGTTCCCCCTTCCGGCTCAGAGCTTCAGCGAGCGCAGCCTGAGCGCGTTGCCGATCACCGAGACCGACGACAGGCTCATCGCGGCGGCGGCGAACATGGGCGAGAGCAGCGTGCCGAAGACGGGGTAGAGCACGCCCGCGGCGATCGGCACGCCGAGCGCGTTGTAGACGAAGGCGAAGAACAGGTTCTGCCGGATGTTGCGGATCGTCGCCCGGGCGAGCCGGCGCGCCCGCACGATGCCGCCGAGGTCGCCCTTGACCAGGGTGATGCCGGCACTCTCCATGGCAACGTCGGCGCCCGTGCCCATGGCGATGCCGACGTCGGCTGCGGCCAGCGCCGGCGCGTCGTTGACGCCGTCGCCGGCCATGGCGACCTTCGCGCCGCGCGCCTGCAGTTCGGCGATCAGCGCCTGCTTGCCCTCGGGCAGGAGGCCGGCGCGCACGTCGTCGATGCCGAGGCGGGCGGCCACGGCGCGGGCGGTGCGTTCGCTGTCGCCGGTCGCCATGATGATCGAAAGCCCGCTGGCGTGCAGCGCGCGGATCGCTTCGGCGGTGGTGGGCTTGATGGCGTCGGCGACGGCGACGAGGCCGGCGGCCCGGCCGTCGACGGCGACGAACATCGCGGTCTTTCCCTCACCGGCCAGCGCGTCGGCGCGGGCCGCGAGCGCCGAGACCTCGATGCCGGCATCGGCCATCATGGCCGCATTGCCGAGCAGCACCCGCCGACCACCGACGGTGCCGGACACGCCCTTGCCGGTGACGGCCTCGAAGTTTCCGGCCGGCGGAAGCGCGATGCCTCGCGCGGAAGCACCGCCGACGATCGCCTCGGCGAGCGGATGCTCCGAGCCGCGCTCGAGGCTGGCTGCGAGCGAGAGAACCTCGTCCTCGCCGAAGCCGGGGGCGGGGAGGACGTCCGTGAGCGTCGGCCTGCCTTCCGTCAGGGTGCCGGTCTTGTCGACGATCAGCGTATCGACGCCGGCGAAGCGCTCCAGTGCCTCGGCGTCGCGGATCAGGACGCCGGCCTGCGCGCCGCGTCCCGTCGCCGTCATGATCGACATCGGCGTGGCGAGCCCGAGTGCGCAGGGGCAGGCGATGATCAGCACGGACACCGCCGAGACGAGGGCGAAGACCATCGCCGGCTGCGGGCCGACCAGCGACCAGACGACGAAGGCGAGGATCGCGGAAGCCACGACGGCGGGCACGAACCAGGCCGCGACACGGTCGGCCAGCCCCTGGATCGGTGCGCGGGAGCGCTGCGCGGTGGCCACCATCGCGACGATGCGCGACAGCACGGTGTCGGCACCGACGGTTTCGGCGCGCATGACCAGCGAGCCGTTGCGGTTGAGCGTGCCGCCGGTGAGGGGGGCGCCCTCGATCTTCTCGATCGGCAGCGGCTCGCCGGTGATCATGGATTCGTCGACCGAGGAGCGGCCCTCGACGACGGTGCCGTCGACCGGCACGGATTCGCCCGGCCGGATGCGCAGCCGGTCGCCGGTCTTCACCTCGGAAAGCGGCACGTCTTCCTCCGCGCCGTCGGCCGCGATGCGCCGCGCGGTCTTCGGCGCCAGGTCGAGCAGCGCGCGGATGGCCGAGCCGGTGCGCTCGCGCGCCTTCAGTTCCAGCACCTGTCCGAGGAAGACCAGCGCCACGATCACCGCCGAGGCCTCGAAATAGACCGGGACGGTGCCGTGATGGCCACGGAACTGCGGCGGGAACAGGCCCGGCGCCACCGTTGCCGCGACGCTGTACAGGAAGGCCGCGCCGACGCCGATGGCGATCAGCGTCCACATGTTCGGGCTGCGATGGACGAGCGACTGCCAGCCGCGGTGGAAGAACGGAATCGCCGCCCACAGCACGACCGGGGCCGCCAGCAGCATCTCGATCCAGGTGGCGGCCGGCTCGCCGATCCACGAGCGCACCGGCAGGCCGACCATCGGCCCCATGGCGATGACGAGGAGGGGCAGCGCCAGCGCGGCGCTGATGAAGAAGCGGCGCGTGAAGTCGACGAGTTCCGGATTGGGGCCTTCTTCGCCCGTCGGTACGCCCATCGGTTCGAGCGCCATGCCGCATTTGGGGCAGGAGTCCGGCTTGTCGCTGATCACCTCCGGATGCATCGGGCAGGTGTACTTCGTGCCTTCGGGCATGGGCTCGGGTGCCGGAACGCCATCCAGACAGGTCTGCGGATCGGCCTCGAACTTCTCCTTGCAGCGGGCCGAGCAGAACCAGAACTTCTGCCCCTCGTGGCGGGCGAAATGCGGCGCGTCGGCGCGGCGGACGTTCATGCCGCAGACCGGATCGGTCGCGGTCGCGTAGGCCGCGGGATCGGCGAGGAACTTGGTGCGGCAGCCCTCGCAGCAGAAGTGGATGGTGTGGCCATCGTGCTCCGCGGTCGGCTTGTTCTTCGACGGGTCGACGGTCATGCCGCAGACGGGGTCGCGCAGCAGCGCCGGTGCCTGCGCGGCGCCCGTGCCGGCACAGCAGCCGCCGTCGCCGGAGTGGGGGTGATGATGGTGAGCCATGGGGATCTCCGATCCTGTTGGTCACCATGTAGGGCTTCCCGTCGCTGGAAGGTCAAGGACCGCGAAACGGCGCGACGAGATCCATTGACCGTGTCGCGCCGGCATGGCCCTCTGCGCGACGGGAGGGCCGGCCGGAATGCTGACGCTCAGGCAGATCGAAGTCGTTCGCGCGGTGATGGTGGCCGGCAGCATCGCCGGCGCGGCGCGGCTGCTCGCCGTCGCGCAGCCGGGCATCAGCCGCACGATGAAGCACCTGGAGGACCAGCTCGGGATCAAGCTCTTCCTGCGCAAGGGCGGCCGCTACGTGCCGTCGCCGGAGGCGGTCGGCATCTTCGAGCAGATCCACGAGGTGCACAAGAAGATCGAGGACCTGCAGTTCTCCCTCGGCCAGCTGGAGCGCGGGCGGGGCGTCGAACTGTCCTTCGGCTCCGTGCCGAGCATCGCCAACGTGATGGTGCCGCGCGCGGTGGCCGACATCAAGCGGCGCTATCCCGACATCCGCCTCGACATCGACATCCTCAAGATCGAGGACGCCGTCGACTACGTGATGCTCGGTCGCGGCGAGTTCGTGGTGATGAGCTATCGCTTCGACCACCCCTCGATCCTGTTCGAGCCGCTGGCGAAGGGACACCTGGTCTGCATCGTGGCGCCCGACCATCCCTTCGCGGCCCGGCCCTTCGTGACGGCAGAAGAAATCGCCGCCTGTCCGCTGATCGGCATCGATCCGGCCGACCCCTATGGCGGCATCATGGCGGGCATCTTCGCGCGCGACAAGCTCCCCTACCAGATCGCCATCCGCGCCCGCTTCGGCACCACGGTGGTGGCGCTGGTCAAGCAGAAGCTCGGCACCGCGGTGATCGACGTCTTCACCGTGGCCGACGTCGACCGGCGCGACGTCGCCGTGGTGCCGATCGCCGAGCAGACGGAGTTCCAGACCTACATCGCCCGCCGCAGCGACGTCGCCCTGTCCAGCTTCGCCGAAAGCCTGATCGCCTCGCTGCGCCGGATCATGGTGGAGACCGTGGCGCGGGCGTGACGGGCGGTAGCCGGCGGCCGGCCCGGGCCCTGAGCCCTGTCGTTCTACCGCGCCGCGACGTCGTCCGGGCGGAAGATATCCGCGATTCCATCCGGAAGGTCAGGATCGCAGGGTTCGAAGACCATCCTGGCGTAGGCCCGGGGGCCGTCGATGCAGATGCGCGACATCCAGCGATGCCGGGCCACGTGGTCGAGCTCGATGTCGGTGTGCCGGGTGGTGATGCCGGACACGATGGTGACCTCGCCGCGCAGGATGTCCCTTCGCAGGCTCGTATCGTCGAGGATGATTCTGGTCTCCGCGATCAGCCGGTCGGCGATCCTGAGGCCGACCAGCCGCGAAAACTCCGGCCAGAGGCGCTTCAGTCCGGCGGAGGTGGCCTCCAGGCGGATCCCGTCCAGATCGAAGATGGCTTCGGCGGAGGACAGTCTCTCGATGAAACGGCGCTCGGTCGCCAGTTCGTCACGGATGCCGTCGGCGATCAGATCAGTAATCTTGTGCAGGACGGCCATGGAGGGACAGTCGATGCCGTTCTCCCAGCGAGAAACGGCAGCCTGCGATACATTCAGGGTTGCGGCGAGTGCAGTTTGCTTGATGCCGTTGGCGCGGCGCCATCTGCGAAGTCGAGCCGCAAGGGAAGCATCATCCATGGTCCGGAGATTCCGCTTATAATCCCGTATGTTATTTGTGTCGCCTGCTTCGCCTGCCCGAAGTACCTGCCCCGCCGATCCTAGCGAATACGGGGACCCCCGCCAATGGTCGACGGACGTGCAATCATCGGATGCGGCGACGCGGCGGCGGAGTGCCCGGCGGCGGGGCGCCACACGCGCCGGCGTCCGCTCCGCCTGCCGGCCCGCCGGGTCGTGCTGGCCGGCGCATGCGCCGCGGCACTCGTCTCCGCCTGCCCATCGGGCCCGGCCAGCGCGCTGCAGGGACAGGGCTGGATCGGCGTCCGCTTCGGTGTCGGTACGGTCTCTCCGTCGCTCGGCGAAGGCAATGCCATGGCGGCGGCGATCGCCCGGACCGCCGACGGCAAGCTGGTCGTGGTCGGCAACCATGATGCCGGCGGCGCGCAGCACATCGTCGTTCTCCGCTACGAGCCCGACGGCACGCCCGACCGCGCCTTCGGGGCCGATGGCGACGCGGACGGCACGCCCGACGGCGTGGTCGACGTCTCGCTGGGCGATGGTGACGATGTCGCCACGGCGGTCGCGGTGCAGCCGGACGGAAAGATCCTGGTCGCCGGTCATCACGTCGAACGCGCCAGCAGCGACATGTTCCTTCTCCGGCTCGATGCCGCAGGCCTGCCGGACGCCGGTTTCGGCGCGGCAGGCAATGGCGTCCTCTCCGTCTCGCTGGGAGAAGGCGACGACGTGCTGCGCGGCGTGGCCGTGGCGGCCGACGGCACCATCGTGGTCGCCGGCGACAGCCTGCGCGGCGACGACGCCGACATCGTCGTGGCCCGCTTCGCCTCCGACGGTACGCCCGACGCAGGCTTCGGTGCCGATGGCGACGCCGACGGCATGCCGGACGGATTCGTCGCCATCGATCTCGGCGCCGGCGACGACCGCGCCGACGCGCTGGCGCTCGCGCCCGACGGATCGATCCTCGTGGCGGGGTCGCATGTCGCCGACGACGGCGCCGGCATCGTCGTCGCTCGCCTGACGGCGTCGGGCGCCCTGGATGCGGGCTTCGGAACGGCGCGGGACGGCAATTCAGCCGGTGTGGTCGCGGTACCGGCGGGCGACGGCGACAAGACGGCCAGCGCCATCGCCATCGCTCCGGACGGAAAGATCGTCGTTGCCGGCACCACCGTCGCCGGGGACGGGAGCTCCAGCCTCGTCGTGGCGCGGCTGAATGCCGACGGCACGCCGGACATCGGATTCGGCGCCGGCGAAGGCGCCGACGGCACGGCGGACGGGTTCGTCACCACCCCGCTCGGCGGCGTCGACGACCTGGCGACCGCGCTGGCGCTGGGAGCCGACGGCACCGTCTTCGTCGGGGGCTACCGTCAGGACGGCGACCGCACCGGCATGGCGGTGGTTCGCTACACGGCTGCCGGCGCGCCCGCCGCCGTCCTCGACGTCTCGCTCGGCGCGGGCGGCGACGAGGCGAACGGCATGGTGTTCGACGGCGACGGGCGCCTGGTGCTGGCGGGCTCGACCGCTGCCGCCGGCGGTCGCTCCCACATCACGCTGGTGCGGCTCGCGCTCGACTGAGCACCTTTGCAGAACAGTCGGCACGAGGAACGGCAGCGGTCCTCCATGGGTGGTGACGCGTCATCGCTGCAGCGGCGGAACAGGCACGGCGCCGCGCTCCGCGGGATGGCCAATCCCGCCATAGCCGCGAGCGTCGCCCGAGCCGGAGCACGTCTTTCCGCCGACCAGGCTGGAACATAACATCCCGTTATCTCCCATCGCATCCTTGGTATTTGCGTTATGATTGCGAACCTGCGATTTCCGCCCATGCGGTTTGCGCGGACCGGCGCCCGCGCCGATGTCGCCGACGCAGCTGCCCGCTTTCGCCGGATCCGGCCGGGACCGCGGTACGGACAGGCAACGGCATGGCGGGTCTGCGGCTTCCGTTGCAGACGAGCCGTCCCGGCCTGAGGGCGGACCAGACCCGTGCGCCGGAAGGAGACCCGACATGAAGACCTCCATCGCCACCGTTTCGATCAGCGGCGACCTGCGCGAGAAGCTCGCCGCCATCGCCGCTGCCGGCTTCGACGGGGTCGAGATCTTCGAGAACGATTTCCTCGCCTTCGACGGCTCGCCGGCCGACGTCGGACGCATGGTGCGCGACCACGGGCTGGAGATCACGCTGTTCCAGCCGTTCCGCGACTTCGAGGGCATGCCGGAGCCGCAGCGGACGCGCACCTTCGACCGGGCCGAGCGCAAGTTCGACCTGATGGCCGAGCTCGGCACCGACCTGATGCTGGTCTGCTCCAACGTCTCGCCCCTTTCGCTGGGCGGCATCGACCGGGCCGCGGCCGATTTCCGCGAACTCGGCGAGCGGGCGGCGAAGCGGGGCCTGCGCGTCGGCTACGAGGCGCTGGCCTGGGGCCGCCACGTCAGCGACCATCGCGACGCCTGGGAGATCGTGCGCCGCGCCGACCACCGCAACATCGGCCTGATCCTCGATTCCTTCCACACGCTCGCCCGCCGCATCGATCCGAATTCGATCCGTTCCATCCCCGGCGACCGCATCTTCATCGTCCAGCTGGCCGACGCGCCGCAGATCGAGATGGACCTGCTCTACTGGAGCCGGCATTTCCGCAACATGCCGGGCGAGGGCGACCTGCCGGTCACCGACTTCATGCGCGCGGTGGCTGCGACCGGCTATGCGGGCACGCTGTCGCTCGAGGTCTTCAACGACCAGTTCCGCGGCGGCTCGCCGCGCTCGATCGCCGTCGACGGCCGGCGCTCCCTCGTCGCGCTGATGGACCAGGTGCGGCGGCTGGAGCCCGATGTCGCCATCGCGACGCCCGACATCCCCGACCGCATCGCGGCCGAAGGCGTCGAGTTCGTCGAGTTCGCCGCCGATGCCGACGAGGCGGCGCGCCTCGGCGCGCTCTTTTCCGCGCTCGGCTTCCGCGTCGCGGGCAGGCACAAGTCCAAGGCGGTCACGCTGTACCGGCAGGGCGGCATCAACCTCGTCGTCAACACCGAGCGCGAGGGGTTCGCCCATTCCTCCTTCCTCGTGCGCGGCACCTCGGCCTATGCGCTCGGGCTGAAGGTCGGCGACGCCAGTGCGACCGTGGCGCGCGCGAAGGCGCTGGGAGCGGAGATCTTCGAGCAGGCGCCGGGGCCGGGCGAACTCGCCATTCCGGCCATCCACGGCCTCGGCGGCGGCATCCTCTACTTCATCGACGGCACGTCGGATCTCGCGCGGGTCTGGGACATCGAGTTCGATCCGGTCGCCGGCGATCCGCCTGCCGCCGACGTCGGGCTGACGCGCGTGGACCACGTGGCGCAGACCATGGACTATGACGAGATGCTGAGCTGGGGGCTGTTCTACACCTCCATCTTCCGGATGAAGAAGACGCCGATGGTGGACATCGTCGATCCGGCCGGGCTGGTGCGCAGCCAGGCGATCGGCAATGCCGAGGGTTCGCTGCGGCTGACGCTGAACGGGGCGGAGAACCGCCGCACGCTGGCCGGCCATTTCATCGCCGAGACCTTCGGCTCGGCGATCCAGCACATCGCCTTCGCCACCGGCGACATCTTCGCCGCCGCCGCCGCCCTGCGCGCCAACGGGCTCGAGCCGCTGGCGATCTCGCAGAACTATTACGACGACCTCGAGGCGCGCTTCGGCCTCGATCCCGACTTCGCCGACCGGCTGCGCGACGAGAACATCCTCTACGACCGCGACGAGACGGGAGAGTACTTCCAGATCTACAGCCCGATCGTCGGCGAAGGGTTCTTCTTCGAGATCGTGGAACGGCGCAGCGTCTATGACGGCTATGGCGGCCCCAATGCGCCCTTCCGCATCGCCGCGCAGAAGCGCCGCATGCGCCCGAAGGGCATGCCGCGGGGATAGCCCCGGGCGGGGACCGGGATCGTCAGTTCAGCCCGCCATCGGCGATGATGGTGCGGCCCGTCACCCAGCCGGCGTCCGCCGAGGCGAGGAAGGTGACCACGCCGGCGACGTCGTCGGGCTGGCCGATGCGGCGCAGCGGCGTGGCGGCGAGGATCTGCTCGCCGCGCTCGCGCAGGATGTCGGCCGTCATGTCGGTCTCGATGACGCCGGGCGCCACCGCGTTGACGGTGATGCCGCGCGGGCCGAGCTCGCGGGCGAAGCCGTGCACCAGCGTCACGACGGCCGCCTTCGAGGCCGAATAGACCGAACTCGTCGGGAGCGGGTTGAAGGCCAGCCGCGAGGCGAAGTGGACGATGCGCCCGCCGGGCGAGGGCAGGAGGGGCGCTGCCGCCTGCGTCAGCATGATGGTGCCGAGCACGTTGGTGTCGAAGATCGCGCGGCAGTGCGCCTCGTCGATTTCGGCCAGCGGCAAATAGGGGCCGACGCCCGCGGCGTTGACCAGGACGTCGAGCCGGCCGAAGGCATCATGCGCGCGGCCGACCATCGCCTGCGCCTGCGCCGGGACCGCGACGTCGCCGGCCACCGCCACGGCCGTTCCGCCCGCCGCCCCGATCTCCGCGCACAGCGCCTCGGCGGCGTCCCTGCCGGAGCGGTAGCCGACCGCCACATGCGCGCCGAGGCTGCCGAAGCGCCGCGCGACCGCCGCGCCGATGCCGCGCGACCCGCCGGTGACGAGCACGGCCTTGCCTTCGAAGGATCGTTCGCTCATGCGGATGCTCTCCCGGAATTCATCGTGCGCCCGCCCATGCGTTGCCCGGAACGACGGCGAGCGGATCGGCGGTCTTGAGGCTTCGGTCCACCGGCTTCGCCGCCGCCGCCAGCACGCGCCGCTCGAGGTCGTCGAGATAGGCGGCGCGCCCGGCCGCGTCGACGCGCGGCGCGCCATAGGCGACGAAAGGCTCCTCGACCTCGTAGCCCATGTATTCGAGCCCGAGATGCTGGATCTGCCACAGCACCTGGCGCTCCAGATCGCCATAGACCGCGCCGGCGCCGAAGCGGGCGGTCGTTCCGCCGGTGGTCATCGACACCATGGCGCGCCGGCCGCGGAACACGCCGGTCTCGAAGCGCAGCCCGTCGGCATAGCCGACGCCGTAGGCGAAGACCCGCTCGCCCCAGCCCTTCAGGATCGCCGGCACGCCGCCCCACCAGAGCGGGAACTGCAGGATGACGAGATCGGCGGCGTCGACGCGGGCCTGTTCCCGCGCGAGCTCGGCGCAGAAGCCGCCATGGCGCGCGGCATGCGCCTGTTCGGTCTGGTAGTGGAAGCGGCCGGCGTCGGCGACGGCGGTGAAATCGTGCCGGCCGGCCACGGGATTGAAGCCGTCGGCATAGAGATCCGACACGGTCACGTCGTGGCCGGCCGCCGTCAGCGCGGAGGCTGCGCGGGCGCACAGCGCGGCGTTGAAGGATGTCGGCTCCGGATGGGCGTAGACGATCAGGACGTTGGTCATGCGGGTTTCCCGGGCCTGCCTGCTAGAACGCGACCTTGTCGGCGCCCTTGAGCTGGAGGATGTCGCGCGCGTCCGCCGGCGTCGCGACCTCCAGTCCGAGCCCTTCGACGAGGCCGCGCACGATGCGCACCTGCTCGGCGTTCGAGGTGGCCATGCGGCCGGGACCGGCCCACAGCGAATCCTCCAGCCCGACGCGCACGTTGCCGCCCATGGCGATGGACTGCGCCGCGATCCGCATCTGGTTGGCACCGGCGCCCAGCACCGACCAGGAATACTGGTCGCCGAACAGCCGGTCGGCCGTGCGCTTCATGTGCGCCACGTCCTCGGCATGGGCGCCGATGCCGCCGAGGATGCCGAACACGCTCTGGACGAAGAAGGGCGGCTTCACCAGGCCGCGGTCGACGAAATGGGCGAGCGTATAGAGGTGGCCGATGTCGTAGCACTCGATCTCGAAGCGGGTGCCGTTCTCCGCGCAGGTGGTCAGGATGTTCTCGATGTCGGCGAAGGTGTTCCTGAAGATGCGGTCGCGCGAGCCTTCCAGGTAGGGCCGCTCCCAGTCGTGCCGGAATTCCGTGAAGCGGCCGAGCATCGGGTAGAGGCCGAAGTTCATCGAGCCCATGTTGAGCGAGGCCACCTCCGGCTTGAAGCTGGCGACCGGCTGCAGCCGCTCCTCGATCGTCATCGTCGAGGCGCCGCCGGTGGTGATGTTCACCACGCAGTCGGAGCGCTGCTTGATCACCTTGAGGAACGGCTCGAAGGCGGCCGGCGACTGGTCCGGCAGGCCGGTTTCGGGGTCGCGCGCGTGCAGGTGCACGATGGCCGCGCCCGCCTCCGCCGCGCCGATCGCCGCATCGGCGATCTCCTGCGCGGTGACCGGCAGGTGCGGCGACATCGACGGGGTGTGGATCGATCCCGTCACCGCGCAGGTGATGATGACCTTGCGTCTCGCCATGGCGGGCCTCCTTGGGTTCGCGGCTCAGGCCGCGAGGTTGAGCAGCTTCGACGCGTTGGTGGAGATGATCGTCTTGATGTCGGCCTTCGGCACCTGGTGGTCGAGCAGGTCGGAGACGATCTGGCGATAGCCGTCGACCGGCTTCGGCGCCTGGGTGAGGCCGAGATCGGAGCCGAGCACGGTGCGGTCGACGCCGGCGACTTCCATCATGTGGATCAGGTCGGCGGTCTCGTGCTGCTTGGCGCGGCTCGGCACGAACATGCAGATCGAATGCTCCATGTAGGCGCCGAGCGAGACCAGGCCGCGGATGTCTTCGTCGGAACAGCCGATGATGTAGCTCGGATGGTTGACCAGCATCTTGGTGACGCCGCGCCGCTTCGCCTCCTCGAACAGGATGAAGAGTTCCGAGACGTGCAGATGGCCGCCGGCCAGGATGATGTCGCCCTCGGCGATCAGGTCGCAGATCTGCTTGGCCTCGTCGATCAGCCGGCCGTTGGCGTCGAGCACGCTGAGCGGGATCGGCGGCAGCATCGGCTTGGCGGTCTTCGGGAAACTCTTGGCCGCATAGGCCTCGATGTGGTTCTTCGCCGCGAAGGTTGGGAACCAGACGATCTTGCCGCCGAGCTTGATGGAATGGTCGACGGCATGCGGATTGATGCCGCCCGAGGCGTTGTTCAAGGCCACGCCGGAATAGAGCTCGATCGGCGCGTCGGGATAGATCTCCTTCAGCACCGCGCAATGCGGCATGCCGACGTAGTAATGGTCCTTGTAGAGAAGCGCCTTGAAGCCCGCGTCGAGCGCCATCTGGAAGGCCTCGTGGTGGCCGAGGATGCGCGGCATGGCGGCGGGGCCGGAGTGGCAGTGCAGGTCGACGGCGTCGACGAGAAGTTCGGCGACTTCCGCCGCACGTGCAGGCGCCATCGGCTCGAGCGGGACGATCGTGGGATAGGCGGTGGTGCTGTCGGCCATGGTCTGAGTTCCTTTCCTCGTGTCGTTCTCGTCAGGCGCCGAGCGCCCGCATGTCGCCATAGAGGCGCGATGCGGCCTGGCGCATGAAACCCTGGTCGGAGGCGACGATGAAGGTGGTCGCGCCGCGCTCGCGGAAGCCGGCGGCTTCCTGCGGACTGGCCACCATCACGGCGACCGGCTTGCCGGCCTTCTTCGCCGCGGCGAGAATCCGGTCGCAGGCATCGCGGACGTCCGGCGCATCCATCGACGCGGCGCCCAGCGCCACGGTCAGGTCGCCGCGCCCGATGAAGACGCCGTCGAGGCCTTCGGTGCCGACGATCGCGTCGATGTCGTCGAGCGCCTCCCGATCCTCGATCATGGCGATGAAGGTGACGGACCGGTCCTGCCGGTCGACATGGTCCCACAGGCCGACGGCGCCGAAGCCGCCCGCCCGCGTGGTGTTGGAGAAGCCGCGCTTCCCGCCGCGATAGCGGCATGCGGCGGCGATCTCGCGCGCCTTGGCGGCGGACGAGACGTGCGGCACCATCACGCCGGTGGCGCCGTCGTCGAGGACGGCGAGGATCTTCGACGGCGTCGGCTCGGCCACCCGCACGATGCCGGCGGTGCCGGA
The nucleotide sequence above comes from Aquibium microcysteis. Encoded proteins:
- a CDS encoding HpcH/HpaI aldolase family protein, which encodes MTAAPAPNPSFRQRFLAGELLVGTFIKTPATHPVEILGQIGFEFVILDEEHAPWDRVTIDGALLAARASGTAGIVRVAEPTPSKILAVLDDGATGVMVPHVSSAAKAREIAAACRYRGGKRGFSNTTRAGGFGAVGLWDHVDRQDRSVTFIAMIEDREALDDIDAIVGTEGLDGVFIGRGDLTVALGAASMDAPDVRDACDRILAAAKKAGKPVAVMVASPQEAAGFRERGATTFIVASDQGFMRQAASRLYGDMRALGA